ACTAGCTCTTAACTTGTCATATAACTCATTGACAGGTCCGTTATCCCGAGAAATTGGCCACCTCAAAAATATTGGTGCATTAGATATCACAGAGAACAAACTGTCTGGGGAAATTCCTGGATCAATCGGTGAATGTTTGAGCCTAACTGATCTTTACATGACAGGTAATTTTCTCCAAGGACCCATTCCTTCTTCCCTTGCTTCCTTACGGGGTCTCCGATCCCTAGACCTGTCAAGAAACAATTTATCGGGAAAGATTCCAAAGGAGATAGAAAAGCTTCCCTTTTTACAGTTTCTGAATCTCTCTCTCAATAATCTTGAGGGTGAGGTACCAACCAAAGGAGTTTTCAGCAGTAGAAGTGCAGTGTCCCTTGATGGTAACAAAAATCTTTGTGGAGGTATTCCAGAACTGCAGCTACCAGCATGCCCCATCAAgcaaaagaaatataaaaagcCTCTTGTTGCCATTATTCTAGCAGCAACCATGAGTTCAGTTTTGTTTTTGTCAGCAATAACATCCTTGAGGCTTTTCTACCGGAGAAGATCAAAAAAGAATCCATCATCCAATCCTTTTATGTTGGATAAGCTCTTTCAAATTTCATACAAGGAGCTTCTCAAAGCAACTCAGGGATTCTCTTCAGACAACTTAATCGGAGAAGGTAGTTCTGGATCTGTATATAGTGGAAGTCTTGATCTAGATGGAGAAAGGATAGTTGCTGTGAAGGTACTCAACCTTCAACAACACGGAGCTTCCAAGAGTTTCATTGCTGAGTGCAGAGCATTGCGAAACGTCAGACATCGAAACCTGGTGAAGATCTTGACATGCTGCTCTAGCATTGATTTTAAAGGCAATGACTTCAAAGCTCTCGTGCTTGATTTCATGGAGAATGGAAGTTTGGAAACGTGGTTGTATCCAGAAGAAGATGGTACTAGTCAATCAAGGAATTTAAACCTTCTTCAAAGGCTTCGTGTTGCCGTTGATATGTCATCAGCTCTGCACTACCTTCATGATCTCTGTGAAACACCAATAATTCACTGTGACTTGAAGCCAAGCAATATTCTGCTTGACAATGACATGAATGCTCATGTTGGTGATTTTGGATTAGCAAGGCTTCTTTCCAAAAACACAAGCAACTCTTCTCAAGGCCAAACAAGCTCCATCGGGATCAAGGGAACAATAGGCTATATGCCTCCTGGTAATAAAATCTTCAATACTcttatttatcaaataaacaTGGTAGTCATCTATATAACAAAAATTATGGGATATGTTTGCATTCAGAATATGGAATAGGTAGCGAAGCAACAACAAATGGGGATGTGTACAGCTTTGGAATAATTTTGTTGGAGATTTTCACAGGACGGAGACCAACTGATGAAGTGTTCACAGATGGTTTGAATCTCCACAGCTTTGTGAGTTCTAAGCTACCAGGACATGTAATGCAGGCTCTGGATCCCAAGCTAATTGCAACAGGAGAATTCAGAGCAGAAGAAATTGTTGAAGACAATGAGAGCAGTGATGATGGTCAAATTGAAATCCAAGAAAATAATATCAacattgaaaatttgaaattacaTGCAAGCAATGTGAAAGAATGTGTTGTATCAGTTCTCAAAATAGGACTTGCATGCTCAGCAGAACTACCAGGAGATCGAATGAACATGAGCGATGTCACCAGAAAATTAAACATCATCATGGATGCTTTCCTTCGTGCAAGGACTCATGAAGATCCACGAATTGTAAATCACAAATAGGTATgagtttcattttttaaaacacTTTCTGATTGAGAAATCTCATACTCTGTTCATATTTGCTCATAGCCTAATTAAGGCTACTTTGATTTGGATTGAATTGCAGAGGAATAAGCAATTTGCATTCAAGCAGTTTCAAAGACAAAGTACTCTCTTGGCATGTTTCCCCTTGCAGAGGAATAAGCAATTGCAGAGGACTAAACTTAAAGTTCTAGCTACTGAACTCTCTGCAACTTCTTTAccatatttttctttcagttatATCTAAACTTAGAATGTGTAGATCAATAAATATTATGATCATGGGAAAATTACTGTTTAGTCCTTTagttaacaaaattaattacttGGTCTATCTATTTTGagaaattcattatttttaattcatgtatttttactattttactatttagtctctcgtccaatttaaattaagtttttcgttaataaatgcatttaaaggagataaattattaataaatgcaTTTAAAGGACTTAATAGTAATTTATCCTATTTATATTCTATACAATATAAGCCATAAATTTATAACATATTGGTTTACAATACATCAACTATTTAGTTGttgtgtaaaaaattaaaagaaaccattataattttaaaaagaaaaaaaaaacatatttgaATCAGACCGGTTTTCAATTGGAAACCAGTATTTTCAAGATGCTTTCAGTTTAAGTTTGAAAAAAAGAGGAATCAGAATCAGTCTATTTTTTGCTTGGTCCATAAACCGAAATTGTTGATCCAATTTGATTCATTGCACTAGTTAATATTTGAGTCATCTTTAAAATTACAAGtagttatatttaaattaaaaattaaaaaaattacaatttaagaagaaattcattaatttgtttttttattttaaaaatatattaaattattttttaaaattttaaaaatttactaattagtctcttaattaattttaatcattaagtaTTTACTAGTTAATCTATGTAGTATGGTAAAACTCTAGTTAGTCactccattttaaaaaatacattatgatttttataaagttttttaaaaaatactaattaattactcatattgagaatattttatttttttaatatttaattgttaaaattaataaaaaattaattagtatattttttaaaattttaataatactttaatatatttttcaaattgatttttttattatttcaaaattatttgtctattttttatactataataatatataattgattattattattttattttatttattttattttaaaaaaaataatattttttaatatttaataaaatttaatattttaatataaatataattaaaagttaataaaaaaattattatataaaaaaataaaataaataaaaattatgagataagaataatgattatatatatatataaaatgctACAAAGTTGTTTTACATGTTTGCTTTGGCTAAGACCATGGTCAGTCAACCAACGACCTACGGGTCACGCTTCAAGTCTACACGCCAAACTAACTAATTCAGCCTAGTTTATGAGCTTTGATTATCActaataattgaattaattaaggAATCATTATTCTTTCCACATCCTGTTGAAATGCCACGTCTACACACTCTCTCGTCTTTACACACCCTACTGGAATTAGAGGACATTAAATGTGAATTTATTTAGAGTAATgctaaaaatttattatcagTTAAACACTTGATGAATAGTAagtcattaatatatttttttataaatatagcttattataattttagtcttataataaaatatatctaaataaatttaaaaaatctcatattttatttctctaattttttatttttattttcaaaaaaatatatagcttTGAAGGTACTCAACATTCAACATCTAAGGAGCTTCTAAGAGCTTCATTGCTGAGTGCAGAGCATGGCGAAATATCAGGCATAGAAATCTGGTGAAGATCTTGATATATTGCTTTTAAAGGCAATGGCTTCAAAGCACTTGTGCTCGAATTCATGGCGAATGGAAGTTTAGAAATGTAGTTGCATCCAAATGAAAATGGTAGTAATCTGCCAAGGAATTTAACGCTTCTTCAAAGGCTTCATGTTGCCATTGATTTGTCATCAGCATTGCATTACCTTCATGACCTTTGCGAAACTCCAATCATACACTGTGACTCGAAACCAAGCAATATTCTCCTTGACAATGATATGACTGCTCATATTGGTGATTTCGGATTAGCAAGGTTCCTTTCCAAAACCACAAGCAATTCTCAAGGCCAAACGAGCTCCATTGGGTTAAAGGGAACAATCGGCTACATGCCTCCAGGAATTAAAATCTTCTATACTCTTATTTCAAATAACTTCGCTAGCCACGGATACAATAAAAATGGAAATGAAAATGTTTGGATTGCAGAATATGGAATAGGTAGCGAGGCAACAACATATGGGGACGAGTACAGCTTCGGAATAATTTTGTTGGAGATTTTCACAGGACGGAGACCAACTGATGAAGCATTCACGGATGGTATGAATCTCCACAAGTTTGTTAAATCTAAGCTACCAGGACAACTAATGCAGGTACTTGGATCCCAAGCTTATTGGAACAAGAGAAGTGGAAGTAGAGGAAATTGTTGAAGATAATGGAAGTGATGATGATCAAACAGAAATCCAAGAAAGTGATGTCAATGAAAATTTGAGATTATTACCAGGAAGCAATGTGAAAGAATGTGCTGTATCAGTCCTTGAAATAGGACTCGCAAGCTCAGCAGAACTACCAAAAGATCGAATGAACATGAGCGATATCACAAGAAAACTAAACATCATCCCAGATGCTTTTGTTCGTGCAAGGGCTCATTAAGATTATCGAACTGCAAAACACAAAAGGGTACGTTTTTTTCTAACAATTCTGATTGATATACCTTGTACCAGCTTCATATTTACTTACAGCTTCCCAAACGCTACTTTCATTTGGATTGAATTGCAGAGGAATCAGCTGTGGCTATGAGTTTGTGCTTCACCTTGAATTTCAAGCACAACTGGACAAGTGTTCTATGAAGACCAGTCATCTTCTTCAgcaaacaaacctcaaattCTACATCTTAAACTGTCACAAACGTCACACATTTTCTTTGAAGTGCATCTGTTATGTTTCAGTTGTTTTTCTTATTATACTAGTCAGCTATATCcatccaattagtccatgacaccAACATTGCCATTTGCAataatttagtatttaaaactaagaaataatattaaaaaataatgtaattatGTGATAagagtaattttatttattttattgcgTATGATTTATTATAAATGAAGCCAGTATGATAATTTGCtttaggaaaatatttttttttattcatataaaaCAAAGCCTTTCGGAACTGTTAGTTTGTAAGCCCATTAGAACTAACCCAACCCAGACGGCTCAGCCCAAACAATCCCCAAGGATCCCACGGCCATCAGATCAGATTCCCTTCTAAATATCAAATTCTAGCCGTCCGATCAAGCTCTCCCCAAATTAACCCCCGTTCCGCCGTTCTCCTGCCGCTATATAATTCAACTGAAACCCTAATTTCATCTCTACCaaaaccttttctttttctcctcaGTAGCTCCTTACTCGGAGGTTAAAGAGGCGGCACTGTCTCGCTGTCCGCCTTGACCAAGCCGTAGCTTCGTCTAGGCCCTCTAGTGTTTTTGTAGCATACTCTCTTCCTACTCAAGTCTTCTTTTTTTGATATCTACTTCCTACAAAATCAGTACGAAATGGCTTCAAAACCATCCAAAGCTGATAAGAAGATTGCTTACGATGCTAAGCTCTGCCAGTTTCTGGACGAGTACAGCCAGATTTTGATTGTAGCTGCAGATAATGTTGGGTCGAACCAGCTTCAGAACATCAGGAAAGGTCTTAGAGGTGACTCTGTGGTTCTCATGGGAAAGAATACCATGATGAAGAGGTCCATTAGAGTCCACGCTGACAAGACGGGGAACAAGGCTTTCCTTAACCTCATTCCTCTCCTTCAGGTATATTATTGCTCTAAATTCTAATCTGTTTTGTGGGTTTGTTTTGTTTGATCATTTACTGCTTAGTGATTGAATTTTACAGTAGTATCAAGTTGAAGGGAATGTGATTTGGATACATTACCTCTCAAAAAATAAGGAACCTAACTTTTTGTTGCTGCTCGCTTTTTTTCCCCCTTTAATCAGGGTAATGTTGGATTGATTTTCACTAAGGGTGATCTCAAGGAAGTGAGCGAAGAGGTTGCCAAGTACAAGGTGGAGTagcttatttcttttttattgattCTCGTCATTTGATAGTTTATTGCTGTTGGACATGATTATCTTTCCTGATTGGTTTCAGTAGGATTTCCGCTGATATTGTAAATAGAAATAGTTTTCTGTCCTGGTATAAATCGGACTTTATGAACTTTCGATAGTTTTAATTATAGAATTgctgttaaattttatttttgcagTCGATTACAATTACATTAGCATACTATTGGGCTGGCATTCAGAACagtataaaattttgaaatgcatTCTTGCCGTACTGTAGCATCTATGAACTTGTTATGTTTAGTAATGTTGTATGAAACAATGGAGAAACATCCTTTGTAAGTAAGTTGTTTCTGTAGACTTCAATGGATCATTTAGTGGGGAGAGTAAAACATTTTGTTTGATAAAAGTAGTGGCTTTAGATCTTCTCATGAATCAAGGACGAAGACTATCTGTTGAAATTTTTAGAGTTAATAGAGACTTCCAGACGGGATGTGTAGATTGAATTACAGATAGATTATCAATTGCTGTCAGCAGCTGATATTGTTTGTGTAACATGATATCTTATAGTGATGTTCCGAGATCCAGAGAGAGAGACTGCTGTCAGCAGCTGATATTGTTTGTGTAACATGATATCTTATAGTGATGTTCCGAGatccagagagagagagacagtgtgtgtgtgtgtgtgtgtgtgtgtgtgtgtgtgtgtgtgtatcaATTGCTGTCAGGAGCTGATATTGTTTGTGTAACATGATATCTTATAGTGATGTTCCGAGATCCAGAGAGAGAGTGTATCAATTGCTGTCAGCAGCTGATATTGTTTGTGTAACATGATATCTTATAGTGATGTTCCGAGATCCAGATTGAGAGacagtgtgtgtgtgtgtgtgtgtgtgtgtgtgtgtgaaatTAGAggtggtgaaaaatgtattgcaCTAGATTACATTCACGCCATGTGCTGATATGATTACATGTTAGGGCAATGTATTTGTCAATTGTgctagacttttttttttcattcaattgatatttctgttGTGTTTTGCCCTGTGAATGATCAGGTTGGAGCTCCAGCTCGTGTTGGTTTAGTTGCCCCAATTGATGTCGTTGTTCCTCCTGGCAATACTGGGCTCGACCCATCCCAAACCTCTTTCTTCCAGGTCTATCACCTGAAGTTTATGATGATACTATATTTACTGGTCATTTGTTGGTTACTGCTTGAAGCAAGTCCAATTAATTttgcttaaattttttttttttggatcaaATTTAGGTGCTCAATATTCCTACTAAGATTAACAAGGGTACTGTCGAAATTATCACCCCTGTGGAGCTTATCAAGAAGGGTGAGAAGGTCGGCTCTTCTGAGGCTGCTTTGCTGGCCAAGCTTGGCATAAGGCCATTCTCTTATGGTCTTATTGTTCTGTCTGTTTATGACAATGGTTCTGTCTTCAGCCCAGAGGTGCTTGATTTGACTGAAGATGATCTTGTTGAGAAGTTTGCTACTGGTGTCTCC
This region of Manihot esculenta cultivar AM560-2 chromosome 10, M.esculenta_v8, whole genome shotgun sequence genomic DNA includes:
- the LOC110625067 gene encoding 60S acidic ribosomal protein P0, with translation MASKPSKADKKIAYDAKLCQFLDEYSQILIVAADNVGSNQLQNIRKGLRGDSVVLMGKNTMMKRSIRVHADKTGNKAFLNLIPLLQGNVGLIFTKGDLKEVSEEVAKYKVGAPARVGLVAPIDVVVPPGNTGLDPSQTSFFQVLNIPTKINKGTVEIITPVELIKKGEKVGSSEAALLAKLGIRPFSYGLIVLSVYDNGSVFSPEVLDLTEDDLVEKFATGVSMVTALALAISYPTLAAAPHMFINAYKNVLAVAVATDYTFPQAEKVKEYLKDPSKFAVAVAPVAAAAAAAPAAAAKEEEKKEEPAEESDDDMGFSLFD
- the LOC110624660 gene encoding putative receptor-like protein kinase At3g47110, with translation MAHLANLGAPWSSILHVHLIFLVSITMLSLQPEICLSFKMGNETDRLALLEFKANIASDPYGTLRSWNNSVNFCKWQGVTCGRKHHRVTSLDLHELSLSGTVSPYIGNLTFLRFLNLSDNRFYGEIPQEVGRLFRLRIFSLKNNILRGEIPVNISLCSELRIMTLAFNGLVGKIPAELSSLKKLMGLFLGTNKLTGKIPHSFGNLSSLQHLFLVYNHLEGNIPNELGRITSLTMLGIGVNNLVGPIPSTLYNISSITALSVADNQLHGRLPEKIGLTLPNLQIFQIGDNKFHGSIPASLTNASQLQILDIGSNRLTGQIPKNLGDLTGLQRLNMEKNFLGNNSSQDLAFITSLSNCSNLRKLYLTDNNFGGVFPATIVNMSTLVDLGLGTNQISGRIPADIGNLVNLYRLGLEQNLFSGSIPNSLGKLQKLQALLLHTNMLSGQIPQSLGNITQLSDLWLGINKLEGNMTSITNCQNLHILDVGDNNLTGSIPPQIFALSFLSLALNLSYNSLTGPLSREIGHLKNIGALDITENKLSGEIPGSIGECLSLTDLYMTGNFLQGPIPSSLASLRGLRSLDLSRNNLSGKIPKEIEKLPFLQFLNLSLNNLEGEVPTKGVFSSRSAVSLDGNKNLCGGIPELQLPACPIKQKKYKKPLVAIILAATMSSVLFLSAITSLRLFYRRRSKKNPSSNPFMLDKLFQISYKELLKATQGFSSDNLIGEGSSGSVYSGSLDLDGERIVAVKVLNLQQHGASKSFIAECRALRNVRHRNLVKILTCCSSIDFKGNDFKALVLDFMENGSLETWLYPEEDGTSQSRNLNLLQRLRVAVDMSSALHYLHDLCETPIIHCDLKPSNILLDNDMNAHVGDFGLARLLSKNTSNSSQGQTSSIGIKGTIGYMPPEYGIGSEATTNGDVYSFGIILLEIFTGRRPTDEVFTDGLNLHSFVSSKLPGHVMQALDPKLIATGEFRAEEIVEDNESSDDGQIEIQENNINIENLKLHASNVKECVVSVLKIGLACSAELPGDRMNMSDVTRKLNIIMDAFLRARTHEDPRIVNHK